In a single window of the Nocardioides sp. L-11A genome:
- the dut gene encoding dUTP diphosphatase → MPDDATADLVISVQQLDPDLPLPAYAHPGDAGADLVTGVDVDLAPGERALVPTGVAIALPEGYVALVHPRSGLAARHGLSIVNTPGTVDAGYRGEIKVLLINHDPVEAITLRRGDRIAQLVVQRVERARFEPVVALPDSVRGSGGYGSTGGFQR, encoded by the coding sequence GTGCCCGACGACGCCACCGCGGATCTCGTGATCTCCGTCCAGCAGCTCGACCCCGACCTGCCGCTGCCCGCCTACGCCCATCCGGGCGACGCGGGCGCCGACCTGGTGACCGGGGTCGACGTGGACCTGGCGCCGGGTGAGCGGGCGCTGGTCCCCACCGGGGTCGCGATCGCGCTGCCCGAGGGGTACGTCGCGCTGGTCCACCCGCGCTCGGGGCTGGCGGCTCGGCACGGTCTGTCCATCGTCAACACCCCGGGAACCGTGGACGCGGGCTACCGTGGAGAGATCAAGGTGCTGCTGATCAACCACGACCCGGTCGAGGCGATCACGCTGCGGAGGGGGGACCGCATCGCCCAGCTGGTGGTCCAGCGGGTCGAGCGGGCCCGGTTCGAGCCGGTCGTCGCCCTTCCGGACAGCGTGCGTGGCAGCGGCGGCTACGGTTCAACCGGAGGATTCCAGCGGTGA
- a CDS encoding DUF3093 domain-containing protein, which produces MSESASYQERLRVPLRWWAQGTMLVATLWLTLIVALIGHAAWLAWTVTGVVMAGMVAALRAYGSARIAVADGWFRAGRAQIEMAHVGTAEALDTERTRRVSGPEADARAYLLLRPYLRRSVKVEITDPADPAPYWLVSSRHPRALADALNTVRTGNRADQ; this is translated from the coding sequence GTGAGCGAGAGTGCGAGCTACCAGGAGCGCCTGCGGGTCCCGCTGCGGTGGTGGGCCCAGGGCACGATGCTCGTCGCCACCCTCTGGCTCACGCTCATCGTCGCCCTCATCGGCCACGCCGCGTGGCTGGCCTGGACCGTGACCGGCGTGGTGATGGCCGGCATGGTCGCGGCGCTGCGCGCCTACGGCAGCGCGCGGATCGCGGTCGCCGACGGGTGGTTCCGGGCCGGACGGGCACAGATCGAGATGGCGCACGTCGGCACGGCCGAGGCGCTCGACACCGAGCGCACCCGGCGCGTCTCGGGGCCCGAGGCCGACGCCCGTGCGTACCTCCTGCTGCGCCCCTACCTGCGCCGGTCCGTGAAGGTCGAGATCACCGACCCCGCCGACCCGGCGCCGTACTGGCTGGTCAGCTCCCGCCACCCGCGGGCCCTCGCCGACGCGCTCAACACCGTACGGACGGGCAACCGAGCCGACCAGTAG
- a CDS encoding DUF4235 domain-containing protein, whose protein sequence is MAKDSSKVWSTFSLVAALGAAAVAKKGLDTSWRAATGKKPPANPADPDVDVWEAVAWAAASGTFVALAKMLAQRRAANYYLRSTGHLPPGLRQGDA, encoded by the coding sequence ATGGCAAAGGACAGCTCCAAGGTCTGGTCGACGTTCTCCCTCGTCGCCGCGCTCGGTGCCGCGGCGGTCGCGAAGAAGGGCCTGGACACCAGCTGGAGGGCCGCGACGGGCAAGAAGCCCCCGGCCAACCCGGCCGACCCGGACGTCGACGTCTGGGAGGCCGTCGCCTGGGCGGCCGCGAGCGGCACGTTCGTCGCCCTCGCCAAGATGTTGGCGCAGCGGCGCGCCGCCAACTACTACCTGCGGTCGACGGGCCACCTGCCCCCCGGCCTGCGTCAGGGCGACGCCTGA
- a CDS encoding DUF4193 domain-containing protein: MATDYDAPRKNEDEQSEESIEELKARRHDKNSGKVDEDETEAAESFELPGADLSHEELAVEVKPKQDDEFTCMSCFLVHHRSQLADPKKMICKDCI; this comes from the coding sequence ATGGCGACTGACTACGACGCACCGCGCAAGAACGAGGACGAGCAGTCCGAGGAGAGCATCGAAGAGCTCAAGGCGCGCCGCCACGACAAGAACTCCGGCAAGGTCGACGAGGACGAGACGGAGGCAGCTGAGTCGTTCGAGCTGCCCGGCGCCGACCTGTCCCACGAGGAGCTCGCCGTCGAGGTGAAGCCCAAGCAGGACGACGAGTTCACCTGCATGAGCTGCTTCCTGGTCCACCACCGCAGCCAGTTGGCGGATCCCAAGAAGATGATCTGCAAGGACTGCATCTAG
- a CDS encoding inositol monophosphatase family protein, whose translation MSTPAALCALAEEVARAAAVLVREHAARGVSVAATKSSDIDVVTAADRATEELVRRLVLEARPDDAFLGEEGGDTGDAVGTSGVRWIVDPIDGTVNFLYGIPEYAVSIAAEVDGEVVAGVVMDVAKDVLYAGHRDGVPTRDGMPLTVRAPAPLAHRLVATGFNYTRPVREVQAAAAARLLPHIRDIRRTGSCALDLCRVAEGALDGYVEEGVHLWDHAAGGLIARLAGARLLVTVGAAGTDAVVCGPDHGFEELLAAVRTAGFLRE comes from the coding sequence GTGAGCACCCCCGCCGCGCTGTGCGCCCTGGCCGAGGAGGTCGCCCGTGCCGCCGCCGTCCTGGTGCGCGAGCACGCGGCGCGCGGCGTCTCCGTCGCGGCCACCAAGTCCAGTGACATCGACGTGGTCACCGCCGCAGACCGGGCCACCGAGGAGCTGGTCCGTCGGCTGGTCCTCGAGGCGCGTCCCGACGACGCCTTCCTGGGCGAGGAGGGCGGCGACACCGGCGACGCGGTCGGCACCTCCGGGGTGCGCTGGATCGTCGACCCGATCGACGGCACCGTGAACTTCCTCTACGGCATCCCCGAGTACGCCGTGTCGATCGCCGCTGAGGTCGACGGCGAGGTGGTCGCCGGCGTCGTCATGGACGTCGCCAAGGACGTGCTCTACGCCGGCCACCGGGACGGCGTACCCACCCGCGACGGGATGCCGTTGACCGTCCGGGCGCCGGCACCACTGGCGCACCGCCTGGTCGCCACCGGCTTCAACTACACACGTCCGGTCCGTGAGGTGCAGGCCGCCGCCGCGGCCCGCCTGCTCCCGCACATCCGCGACATCCGTCGGACCGGCTCCTGTGCCCTGGACCTGTGCCGGGTGGCCGAGGGCGCCCTCGACGGGTACGTCGAGGAGGGCGTGCACCTGTGGGACCACGCGGCCGGCGGCCTGATCGCCCGGCTCGCGGGGGCGAGGCTGCTGGTGACGGTCGGTGCCGCCGGGACGGACGCCGTCGTGTGTGGCCCCGATCACGGCTTCGAGGAGCTCCTGGCGGCGGTCCGGACCGCGGGCTTCCTCCGGGAATAG